The genomic region CACGAATTTCATAGGGATCTTCAGGATCCATATTCACCAGCAGCTGGCTGACCGCCAGCGCAAGTTCCATCTGTTTTTCATCCACTAGTGCCGCTTTAAGCGTATCAAGCATTTTACTCAGCACCTGCTGCGATGTTGCTTCATGCAGATCATCTTCATACAGCTCCGCTATCGGGCCAATATTGCCTTTTAACCAGACTTCCAGCGTATGTTCATCCAACGTATCGCCATTGAAAGGGTTGATGAGCCACATCTCCTCGTCAAGCCAGTCGGCTCTAAGTATCAGCTGCGTAGGAAAGATGACTGGCATCAGTGGCAGCGACAGCTGCTCTGCAATATGCAGGAAAATAACCCCCAGTGACACCGCAGTACCCTGCCGGGAATTCAGGACGTTATCCAGCCATAAGGTGTCGGAAAGGCGGTAGACACCGCTGGCACCGCCAAACCCCCACTGCCTCCAGAACAGTTCAATCAGCTGCTCCAGCTGCAAATCCTGATCCTGATGCGACGGGATGGCAGCACGAGCCTCGGACACCAGCAAGGCTAACTGCCTCGCCACTGCTTCAGCAGGAAAATCCGGGCGGATAGCCTGCATGGCGGCTATTACAGCCTCAGATAGCGGTGCAACTGTGAAATCTGTGGTTACTTTCGATGTCATACCTTCCCCAACAATGACATTCTGATGTTGGCCATATTATGAATTCGCACCAGTTATCGCAGGCACGAATTTTAAGGCAACTACCCTTATTTTATGCACTCCGGATGCCCCTCTGAAGGTAGCAGTCCTGTGAACTGAAAAGATGATAACGCCAAACGCTTTTTCCGTCAGCCTGACTGGTTATGCTACAAAGAGTAAAAGCAGATGGCATGGGTAACAACGGGCCGTTGCCACCAATCAAGGGCGCTTATCTGATTAAGGTTTCCGGGCAAAAGTCACCCTCTCGTTTTCACCATAATCCTGACAGGTTGCCACATGCAAAAACCTGTTCTCGCTCAATATGTTGCGCACTTGTGCGCCCTGCTGCCAGCCGTGCTCTAACAGTAACCAGCCGCCGGAGAGTAAATGCGCACTGGCCGCTGTCGCAATATGCCGGATATCAGCCAAGCCATCATCGGCAGCAATTAACGCACTGGCCGGTTCAAAACGCACGTCTCCCCGGGAGAGGTGTTGATCATCGGCATCAATGTAAGGTGGATTGCTGACAATCATATTGAACTGCCCGCCCGCCAGGGCGCTAAACCAGTTACTC from Erwinia tracheiphila harbors:
- the sirB1 gene encoding invasion regulator SirB1, producing the protein MTSKVTTDFTVAPLSEAVIAAMQAIRPDFPAEAVARQLALLVSEARAAIPSHQDQDLQLEQLIELFWRQWGFGGASGVYRLSDTLWLDNVLNSRQGTAVSLGVIFLHIAEQLSLPLMPVIFPTQLILRADWLDEEMWLINPFNGDTLDEHTLEVWLKGNIGPIAELYEDDLHEATSQQVLSKMLDTLKAALVDEKQMELALAVSQLLVNMDPEDPYEIRDRGLIFAQLDCEHVALSDLNYFVEHCPDDPVSEMIKIQIHSIEQKQITLH